The Longimicrobiaceae bacterium genome contains a region encoding:
- a CDS encoding amidohydrolase family protein, whose amino-acid sequence MPLRVSGRRGRRAGIVRGCRYGLSPMDALRTATIDAARHLGREKELGSVSVGKVADLVLLDANPLDDIGNLGSVHAVILNGRLLERAELDAALPTF is encoded by the coding sequence ATTCCCCTTCGTGTATCCGGGAGACGTGGTCGCCGAGCTGGGATTGTTCGTGGATGCCGGTACGGCCTCTCGCCCATGGACGCCCTGCGCACGGCGACCATTGATGCCGCGCGGCACCTCGGCCGGGAGAAGGAGCTCGGATCCGTCAGCGTCGGCAAGGTCGCCGACCTGGTCCTGCTGGACGCCAACCCGCTCGATGACATCGGCAACCTGGGCTCGGTCCACGCGGTGATTCTGAACGGGCGCCTACTCGAGCGAGCGGAGCTTGACGCCGCGCTCCCGACCTTCTGA